From the genome of Rhinolophus ferrumequinum isolate MPI-CBG mRhiFer1 chromosome 24, mRhiFer1_v1.p, whole genome shotgun sequence:
TGATCTTCAGGTACATTTTGTCTCACATTGGAGCAGGCAGCTAGTCCCACTAATATGGAGGTCTGCTAGTTGCTTACACCACCTACACCACCTTCCCAGGCTATTGGGTGGGCCTCAAGCTAGCTCCAGTAGCAAAAAAATGGCCCCAATCGGTGTCGCTGTCCGTGGTACTGACCAAACGCTCAAGCTTCTGCGTTGGCATCTGTTTGCTGTCCTTGGTGCTTcctaatgtttgtttgtttgtttgtttgtttactcaaGAAGAGATTGCAGACAGAAAGAGCGGATTTTTGAAACATAGACTAGAATTCAAGGGTAAACATGAGATTTTGGCTCCTGCTGAGGTGTATTATAGGATTTAGGGCTCCGGCCTGTGTATCCCCATTCACACTGAAGAATCAACAGTTTCTTGCTGCCCCATGTTCCCAGAACAGGTTCTGGGATGTAGCACGGTTGATGGAAGAGAGAAGACTAAGTAGAAAGCAACTGTGGCTGCAGTTTGCAGGCTGTTCGCCACAGCAGAGAAGCACTATACTTTGGCAACCCCTGGCTTGGAATTTTCCTCCTTCTGACTTCCTATATCCAATCTATCAGAAAGTCCTGTGAATTCTGTCTTCTAAGTATCTCTTGGATTAGTCTTCTTCATCTCACCTCCACCACTACTTCCATGAGAATAATGGTCTTCACCAATGCTGCCATCACCACCCTTGTAGTTCTAACTGCTATCGTTGGTCATTGCTGGGCTCATCCCTTTAGggtaaaattttcaaattagttAACTAAGTCGAAGTTTAGGTACATCGTTTAAGTGTTTTGTATGTGTACCAATTTGCATCCCCACTAACTCTGTATAAGAGTGCCAGAGCCACTCACAGGTGGCAAACGCTCTAACAGCaatacatttgtttaaaacaaaatggtaCGTTGTTGTGTATGTAAACTATACCTCAGTAAAAAGACTGGCcagaggaaatacattttttaaaagagctaatGCTAATAGAGCACTTCGCATGTGCCATGGCTGGGTAGGTTGTGTTTACAGATGGGATGATGAGACACAGATAGCTCAAGACACTTGCTCAAGTTCAAACAGGATCCTCAGAGAGGGGTCACGTAAGCTTCCCGAGACCACACAGCAGGCGAGTGGCAGGGCAAGGTCCGAAGCCCATGCTTGTGTCCCCATCTCCTGCCGAGGAGACGCCCCCTTCCCCGCGGCTCGAGAGGTGCCAGGAATTCCTGATAAAGCAGAGGATGAGGAGGCGGGCAGAGGGGGCGTCACAAGGCCGCAGGCTGCCTGTGCGCCTGGTCTGGGAAGAGGGGCTTCCGGGGCTACAGAGTCGCCAAAGCGGGTGTGATGCAATCACGCCAGTCTCTGCGTCAAAGGGCGGCTCCAAGGCTGCGGGGACTGCGGTGCAGCTGGTCCCGACCGCTGCCCACAACGTCCCCGCCGAGGCTGAGCTggccggccgccgccgccgccgccaacCGTCGCCCCGCGCCAGGGCCGCCGCCTGGAGCCACCGGTAACGCCTGACAACCGCCACCGGGCACCCAGGGCGCGCCATGAAGTCCGCGGCCAGCTCGCGCGGGGGTGGGTCTGGGGGGCGCGGGGGCGGCGGCTGGGGCGGCGGCTGGGGCGGCGGCTGGGGGGGCGGCAAGGGCGGAGGCGGCGGCGATGGCGGCGGCCCGGGCGCCAAGGGCTTCGGGACGCGGGCGCGCGGCTCGGGCGGAGGCCGGGGCCGGGGGCGCGGGGGCGGCGGGCAGCGGCGCGGCGGAGCGGCCAAGAGCAAGAGCCGCCGCAGGAAAGGCGCCACCGCGGTGTGCGTGGAGCCGCACCGGCACGAGGGCGTCTTCATCTACCGCGGCGCGGAGGACGCGCTGGTCACGCTGAACATGGTGCCGGGACAGTCGGTGTACGGCGAGCGGCGGGTCACGGTGAGCGAGGGCGGCGTGAAGCAGGAGTACCGCACGTGGAACCCCTTCCGCTCCAAGCTGGCCGCCGCCATCCTGGGCGGGGTGGACCAGATCCACATCAAGCCCAAGGCCAAAGTGCTGTACCTCGGCGCCGCGTCGGGGACCACGGTGTCGCACGTCTCCGACATCGTCGGCCCCGACGGCCTGGTCTACGCCGTCGAGTTCTCCCACCGCGCCGGCCGCGATCTGGTCAACGTGGCCAAGAAGCGAACCAACATCATCCCGGTGCTGGAAGATGCCCGGCACCCGCTCAAGTACCGCATGCTCATCGGGATGGTGGACGTGATCTTCGCCGACGTGGCGCAGCCCGACCAGTCCCGCATCGTGGCCCTGAACGCCCACACCTTCCTGCGCAACGGGGGCCACTTCCTCATTTCCATCAAGGCCAACTGCATCGATTCCACCGCGTCTGCCGAGGCCGTGTTTGCCTCCGAGGTGAAGAAGTTGCAGCAGGAGAACTTAAAGCCTCAAGAGCAGCTGACCCTGGAGCCCTACGAGAGGGACCACGCCGTGGTGGTCGGGGTCTACAGACCCCTCCCCAAGAGCGGCAGCAAGTAGCGCCCAGCTCAGGCtgctccaccccccaccccctccccagatCGCCCCAGGACTGCTGTGTTCAGCGTtactgtgtgtgtgctgtgtgtggtGTTTTCCTTACTTTCGTTTTTCTATTAAATGGCATAAAAACAGCCTCCAGGTGTATTGGTGAGATCAGATTGGGTTCTGCTGCACTAGCAATCCCCCAATCTCCAAATCCCCAAATCCCTCAAACAGCTGATAGCAGTCCGTCAAGGAACAGCTTGGGAGCTGTGCTTACTCTAATCATTCAGGGCACTGACTGCCCAGCGCCCCTCTTCACGCGTGCTTCTGCATCCCAGGGTGAGCAGGGAGAGCTGGGGAATTGGTAATGCGCTTGTAAAGTCCCCCTTGGAGCTGAGGGGCACTTCCTACACATTCCAAGTCCCGTGAGCAAGCCTGATTCCAGGGAGTGACATTGGATACTGAAGGACCATAATATAGTACAGTCCAACACACTCAGCCTGCCTGTCTCCAAACCAGGGTCCTGACCACCACAGATGTTTAGTACTTCACTCTTCAATTAAGCCCCTTTGCACCCCCATAGTCCATAATCACCACCACAGCCTAAGAAGGCTTCGTTACCATTTCTCTTGTACCAGGGAAGCATCGCGGCTTCTGAAGGCGAACTGGTTGCCCAAGTTTCCACAGCCTGTAAGGAGGAGGGACTTAAATGCCAGACTTTTGGTCTTGAATCCCCTGCGATTTCCTCTACACCAGTGGgaccttccctcttctccacgTGCCTCACACTGGACAGACGGCAAGTCTCAACACAGGAACACACAGCGTGGGCTCTCTGGCTGCACTGTTTTTTCTTCCACCTTCCCGTGCTACCCTTTTCTTAGATTTCAAAGTAGGATGTGGATCCACCTTGCAGAGTGTTCCACTGTAAGGCATGACATCACCACATGTCTGCGAAACCGCCGGAGAAGTGATTCTCAGAAAGTACCCGTCTCTGAAGGGCATTTCCTGCAGACCCTGAGTTGCTGGACTCAGCACATTAAATTCTGGTTCTCCAAACAAGTCCGAAGGGAGCGGGAGAGTAGGCAGTCCCAGGAGAGCTGGGAGTGCTCCAACACCAGGCCTTACTAAGGCCcctcatttactcattcacaCACACTCTCAAAAAATCCCCATTCCCAATTGGCAAGGTCGTGGACATGTATTCCGAAATGACGGCTCCCTGGTGCATCTTTCAGAGAGTGGGTCTACCTTCCTAAAGATGTACTTGGGCAGAGATTGCGGTGAGTCTGCATTTTTCTGAGGGCATAGTTTTTGAaccccaaaagaagaaaaatgagatttttctaaaaggcagccaccattctactcctCCCCACCAGGCCCCCACCACACAATTCCAGGGGGAGAGCTACAGTTCAGATTTGTTGGCCCGACTGACTCAGGAAGAGAGGGTGAAGGGAGTAAATGTCTGTAAAATCCCAAAACAGACATTTCCATACAGTGTGAAATCTTCATTACAGCTCTGCAAaggattattattcccatttaacagatgggaaaCTGCAGTTCAGAGAGATGACATGGATTGCTACAGATACCCCAGTGAGACTCACAGCCAGAAATCAAAACCATAGGAGTCTGACTCCAAAATCTATGGCGTTTCCATAGAGGTCTATGCTGGCTCCTTTGCTTTGAAAAGCCGTCTCTCCAGTCCTAGGCTAATTTGTTGCTGGGCTGAAACCCTGAGGCTAGAAATGGACTCCCAGGAAACAGATCCAGCCCTTCCTCAGAGCCAGCTCAGCCTCCATGAGAAGCTCTTGGTTCTGCCCTAGGGACAGAGCAGAAGAAACTTGACCTCTTTCCCTGGCATGAGCAttcgcacatacacacacaaagacagTTCACACAGCCCATGTCTGCAGCATGAAATGAGAGCATCAGTGGAGAAATGGCCTGAAAACAACCTCCCAAAGAATGCCTTTGAGTTTCAGGTGGGTTCCTGACCCAATAGAACGGCATAGTCAGCATCAAGAGAAATACGGGAATAAGCACTAAGAGAATATAGAAGGGTTTCGGAGAATCAGGGCAGAGGAAAGTGTGGGGCTGTAGCTCCAGTGGGCAGGAAGGCCCAGGAAATAGACAGCAGTGACACTGGGCACCTGACCTGCCCAGAGCCCAGAAAGCTTGGGTTCCCAGAAGGCTTGGAATTTGGGATCTCTAGGTGTCTTAGACTGCTCAGGCGGCCATAACCAAATACTACAGTCTGGGTGGCTTGAACAGCAGACGTTTATTTTcatacagttctggaggctggaaatctaaGTCAAGGTGCCAACAGGTTTGGTTTCTGGTGGAGTTTTTCTCCCCGCTTTGTTGATGGCtgccttttccctttgtcttcacatggccttttctctgtgttcctagggaaagagggagagattgagagagaagaagggagggaggaaggggtgggggagagagggaggaaggagagagaaaagaaggggagggggaACGGAgcggaggggagaggaagggaagagagaaggatcTCTGGTGTCTCTCTTGTAAGGACACGAGTCCCATCAAATTAGGCTCCACccttattatctcatttaaccttaattacctttatggcctcatctccaaatacagtcacactgaggGTTAGCGTTTCAACAAttgaatttgggggaacacaattcagcgcATAACACTAGGGCTAGATGGGAACTTTCAGCTAAAAATCCTGTCTTATTGGCTTGTGAGAATTGACTGAGGAAACCAGTGCGCAACGTGAAATGCCTGCACGGAGCTCTGCATCTTGTTCTTTCCTCCTTGTTTCCTGTTACTATGATCACAAGGTCGCTGAGAGTCAGCCCAGAGGCCTGGGGTTGCATTGGTGTGTGGCTCTTAGTAGGGCTGCTAAGGAGTCTGGTTCACGCTGGGATCCGGGTGGAACTTCACCCAGCGGGTCGGCAGCCTGACAGCGGGTTGAGCCCGGCCCACATGTCCGTCTGTCTGTGAGTGGCCAGCTGCATTCACTTTCCGCAGCAGCTGCCCTGAGCAGGGAGGCTGGTGCTCAAAGACCAGGAGTGATGGATCCTGGAGCCAGAAGAAGTCGGCCAGCGGGAAGGAACACCCAGATCGGACCTCCCCCCACCCTGTGTCAGCCTCCCCCTGCCCAGACTCCTCCTGGGGTGAAGGGAGGAAGAATGGGGAGGGAGACGTTTTGAAGGAATGAACCTTTGTTTAGAAGGGACTATTTTAAACCAGAAGAAACCAACTTCCTTTAAATCGGCGGCTTCCCTCGCAGCTGCAATCCTGCTACCAAGCAACCACAGTGAGTACGTTTGGATTCTTCTATTCccatttatcaagcacttatgATGTCCCAGGCATACAGCTCAgcacttatttgtttttaaaatgtattgttttaaaactaaCAATGAGAAGAAACATACCAGAAAATAGTGAAACGTCAATGTTCAGCGTAATGAATTGCTGTGAAATGAGCACTAATGTCGGAGCTTCCCCTAACATCTGGGTGGCCCGACGTGGCCTGTCCCCTGCTCTTTCCACCCTCATTTGTCCCAGATCCTGCAAGGCCTCAGGAGCCATGTCTGTAGAATCGCAGCCCTCAAGGTGGAGATGCATTTCCATGCCCTTCAAACAGCCTCTTTAAGCCATCCCTTGGGACCTGAGTTGCAAACTGGGAGCGAGGTCCCCTCTCAAGAGGACTGGCCTGAGGAAGATGATGGAAGCAGGCTCAGGCTGTGCAGGCTGGTTCTGGTTCTGGGTGCTTGCTCTAGAAAGTGGGAATATGGGCTCCCGGGGTCATGGGAGTTGTTTCCTATGGATCCCTGGCCCCGTGGGGCAGGTGGGGTCAGAGAAAGGCCACAGGGCAGTCCTCCAAAGTGCAGGGCCCAGGACAGGGACTCTGGTGTAAGACTGGTCCCAtggcctccccacccacccaggtCTCAGCATTCCCCCTTAAGGAGGCAAGTCCAGCCCTTCCAAGTTGTCTTGCAAGCCCTTAGGCTGAAAGAAATCTCCTCTTCTGAAAGCTCTAGATTCATGTTCTGGTGGAGACACCGTTTACATATTATGTGTCAGGTGCTTCCAGACTCCTTGTTTCACTCCCAtatcacagaagaggaaactgaggctcaagaaagTGATGTGAATCACCCAAGGTGGTGTAGCTCGAAAGTAGGACACCTGGGATGTTATGGAACAGATTGGATCCCTTTTCTAAGTCAGTGGAATTAATATCAGAAGGTCAGAGGAAGGCATCGCTTCGGTGTGTTTTTATAAGTCCCCCGGTGATTCTAATGTGTGTGCAAGGCTTACACCCACTAGTTAAAAACCCCACACAATTCTCGTCATTGATGGGGAAAGGCCGACTCTGGACAGTATTTTGAACGACAGCTGAGCTTTTCTGCGGCACCTGTTGGTACCTGGGGCCTCTGTGACAGCAAAGGTTGCTCCCAGATCCCAAAGAGGAGGAGGGTTGAAGTCAGTGCCTGAAAACGCAGCGTTGACGCGCTGCGTGCAGATGGCAGTTGGTCTGGAGCTCAGCTGAGCTGGGAGGGAGCACTGAGCTGTCAGGTCTCAGAGCAGCTCAGAGAGCAAGGAGCGAAAAATGAAGGAGTTAAGTGTTTACAGGTGCAACTTAGGATTTTTCGACTTTACAGTGGTGCAGAAGTGATACATATGCAGTAGAAGCCACACTTCgaattttgaattttggtctTTTCCCTGGCTAGCAGCATGTGGGTGCGATAGATACTGTCTGCAATACTCCCTGTTGATGCTGGCAACACCCGTGAGCCCAGCGCCCGGTCAGCCCCGCGATCACAGGGTCCACAGCCCATCCCCTCGTGTACTGtgatttttggatattgtgtttcCCATCCCATCATGACTACAGAACGCCTGTCCCTGCCAGGGTGCCTTCAGCTGTGTCCGCTAATGACGAGTACCACGTGACCACCCTCTTTTTCACTTTCCGtacagtattcaataaatacacgAGCCACTCAACACTGCGTTGCACAGTAGGCTTTGCGTGAGATGACTTTTCCCAACTGCAGGCTGAGGTGCGTGTCCTGAGCACGTCTCAGGCAGGCTGGGCTAGCGATGGTGTTCGGTCAGTTAGGTGTAGTACACGCCTTTTCAACTGGGATATTGTCAACTTACGATGGGTTTCTCAGGACACAACCCCGtcgtaagtcaaggagcatctgtactTACTGCCAGGAAATCAGCAACAGGGTGAAAGTGAGAAATCACCGACTCCCCTGTTCCGTTTCCCCATGGAATGGGGTGCGTTAGCCAAGGGTCAGGGTGATCAGAGCTACGTGGGGCCAGCTCATTGTTGAGGACGCCCAAACAAAAGGCTCTGGCAGCTTATGGCCCCTGAGGCGGGTGGTGCAGGGACAGGGGGAAAGGTCAGGAGGGGGAAAGTTCTGAGTACTGAGTCtgaggggggaaggagggggaaagaaaggggaaaggggaaagcGCCTTCAAGTtcccccctcccctccaggaCACTTGCTTTTAACCAAAAGCCGTCAgcaaatatgtacatttttatcttcttgttATTGTCCTGTAACTTAATTGTGATGTGCTTAGAGaatgtggtctttttttttttttattgagactAACTCTATGGTCTTGTATGTgatcaatttttgtaaatgttccatgtgtgctagAGAAAAATGTGTACTCTCTTATTGCTGGATGCAGAATTTAATGTGTGTCCATTAGGTCAAGCTTAACTGTGGTGTTCCAActtatattttgttgatttttttgtttgcttgaacTATCAGTAATTGACAgaggtgttgaagtctccaactgtGATAGCAGTTTCATGCCTTGTGTTTCATCAATGTTAACTTTATTTCCTGgctgttttattatttgcatatattttttgttgtcttGTTGGTTAATTGAACTTTTTATGATTATGTAATGACCCTATTTCTGATGATGACTTTTGTGTTCAGGATTATTTTACTTACCTTAATATAGGCACATaaggtttcttttcctgtttgcCTGATCTGTCTCTTTTTACCCCTTTGATTTCAAACTGTTCAGGTCCtagctaatatttattacaaagagcatatagatttttctcttttaaacccAATCTCCTTTAATTGGCAAATTTAGTCCACTTATATTTGTGTTTATGGAGATATTTGCACtatttcctataatttttcttgttctgCTTTTTCTATATTGATTGTTCTTTCTTGATAGGGTGTTATaacctaattattttttatttatttgataacaTTCTGGTGCCATATGCTATTATACTTCGCCAAGAcggaaagggttttgttttttgttttttgggttttgttttttttttagcactggAATGGGTAAGGAGAGTTAGGGTTGAGCTTTGGTTCCGCCGATAAACTGCTGTGTGACCTAAGACAATCCattgacttctctgagctttatTCCTCCCTGTAAAATCCTGTGTTTGAATTAGCAGCCTGTGAGATTCCTTCTAACTCTTGGATCCTCTGTTCGCAAACCTGGCTCGTCACTGGTTTGTGGTGTGTGAAAGATCTTAGGGCACCTCTGAAGTTCGCTCTTAGGCTaggtgtctttttattttttctagctttattgagatgagTCTGTTGAAGATTCAAAATAGCCTTCCTTTCTTTACAGTATTGGGAAGATTTCAGACTAATTGGGAAGATTTCAGACTAAATTAGCGTTATGAAAAGGCACCCGAGACAAAAAACAGACCATCAGTAGTTTCGTTTTACTTACTTGTCCAGAATTGGTTGAATCATAAATTTCATAATTAGGATCAAGAGAGGGAAGTGGCTGTGTTGACACAAGCGAGGGGttactttgtatctttttttaagctttatttagGCATAATCGATGCACAATaaactacatatttaaaatagacaCTTTGATGAGTTTCGACATAGGTATAGATCTGTGAAACATCACCAGTTAAGACCTGATCATACCCATCTCTCCCACAATCTTCCTCCTGATTCTTTGTAATTCTTGCTTCCCTCCAATCCCTGGACCCCACACATCAAAGGAGTAAGtatagtgttttcaacaaatgatgctgatCAACTGGGTGTCCATATGCCAACAAAGCAAACAACCAACCACCCCTTGACTCTTGACTCATGCAGttatagacctaaatataaaaactaaaactacaaaatgcCTAGACTAACACAAGATAAAATATTCATGATCTtgggtaggcaaagatttcttaggacataaaaaatataaaccataaagaaaaaaatgagaaaaacggACTGCCACAAAAGttctattcttaaaaataagaaaataaaaagagaagccacaaactgtgagaaaatatccaaacatatatccaacaaaggacttCCAACTGGAATAACTATAACAATTTAGTAATAACAGACAACacaaaaatgggtaaaagatgtGAAGTCTTTACAAGATATATGAAAGACCAATAAGCATCTGAAAAGGTGCTCGGCATcagtaatcaaggaaatgcaaatgaaaaccacagagaTACCACCCCATACacaaaaatggctaaaatttaaaaagacagacaatactAAGTGTTGAGATGCAGAGCAAGTGGAACTCTTGCTTTGCTGGTGGGCATGTGGAAATGTAATCTCTTTGGCAGCTTTCCAGTTGTTAtaacaacccagcaattccactattTACCCCAGAGAAAAAACATGTCCACTAGAAGACTTGCATATGAATGGGTTAGTTCTAGAAAGCCTAAAGCTGGGAGGGATGGGGGATTgggagatgggaaaagaaaggTGCGTACTGTAGGAGCCCACTTAGATGAAAActctaaaaagataaattataatcTAGTGacagaaagatcagtggttgccaggggatggggatgggaggggcttgactggtggggggggggcaaggGAACTTTGTAGAATGATGGCAGTATCTCTGAGTGGTGCTGACATGGGTGCATACATTTATCAAACTTATTTGAATGTTATTGTACTTAAACCATACCTCTATAGAGTTGActataaaaaaacccaaacagttCTAAAACCAAAGTAAGCAAAAATTAGTCGTAGTTACAAAATTtaccaaaatcatttttttaagtattaaacaGTTGTCCTGAACAATTGATGGGGTGTTTTAGGAAATCTGAAACCACAAAGTATCAGGATTTTTGATGCAAGCTGTTGAAATATAACTCCCAAAAAAAACCCCTACATAGTATGTATTCACTTGTTTCTCCAGGTTCAGGGCCCTGAATTTTCTGAAAGgtttaatataatgttttttgggttttttttttgttgttgtttttgttttgttttgttttgttttgcaaagaaaTCAGGGTAGCTGACTCCAAACTCTTGCtggagaaaaatgagtaaattggGTTCTTTACTTCCCAAGAACATGCCTTTGTGGCTTTGGCAGTCTGTGTTACTATTTCCAGAAACTATAAAGTCTCTGCTTAAAGCCCTCACTGGAAATATGAACTTCTTTATTCAAATGTCCAGTCAACTGCCTTTCTGGAGTGTATGCTGACCTCTGAGAAAAGCAACATTAAAAGGTACCAGTTTTTATGTAAAGGAAGAGGTAAGGTCCCAGAGATGAGTCAGGTTTGCCAAGTTTatcttaggaaaaaacaaaacttaaaccCCCTCAAAACCCAGAAGCATAGGAATATCTTAAAGTAGGAATTTAGAAATCTTTTTGCATAGAAGTGATCAATAGACTTTAGATGCTGAAACAGTAACAATGTTTGCTCAATATACAATACACTCAGTTTTGGAACCTGTAAATAGGAGACTTCTTACTTTCAGAATTTACATACAATCCAATACAAACCCCTTTTCCCTCCTGGAGTAAGCTTATTTTGAATGAAGCTTACTCACACTTAGGTAAGTAGCCTGGAACTGTCTGCGCTTCAGTACTTCTAGTTGGAGAACTAACTACACCTCAATCTAGTAGTTATTTCCATACCAAACTCATTTCTCCCTTAGTCACCATCTCATACTTTTTTCATCCTAGTTcctgctgaattttttttttaacagaaaggaTTACGTCCTTCACATGGTAGTCTTCACATTTTAAACCATTCCTGTATACATGAAGTCTAGACAATCATATGGTTTGAAAACACACAAGTTAGTTTTCCAACTGAATTCCTCATGTATTAAAAATCAATGCcttttttttataaagcaaatttaAAGGCTTACTATAGTAATTGcttactataaataaataaagttttggtTTAAAGGAAACGTGTGAAATAACCCTCCCCCAACTGTGATACCAAAGCACCACAGGAGTTCTGGCTTCTCTCCTGTGAAGCACAGCTAAGAGGACAAAACGATGTCCACGTTTATTTCTGGTGTGGGATAACATGGCCTCATTTCAAGGAAAAGCAGAGCTTTTCACATGTTAACAAATGAAAGTCTTGAATTTCAAGGTTTTGCATCTTTGAAGAACTaacatttgtgttttctaatgTTGTGAAGAGGAAGGTGATGAAAACTTTAATTACTTTTACACAGACCAGACAGATAACACTTTCTTTATAATTAATTCACTCAACAACTATTTCCTGAATGCCTTCTCCGTGCCAAGTACTGGGGGGATCCAGAGCTGAACAAGATTATGCAAAGTTCTTGCTCTCAGAGTTTACATTCTACTATAGCTCATTTCAGTTAAACCTCACATTTAATCAGAGTGGAAACGTGGGAGTACACTCTCtaagataaagaaataataaaaagatacacATAGTAAACAACTTAgagaatttatttataaagtaggaaataaaaagcatgattttaacatttatttagaatatgAACAAAACTAGAAAGTTCAActacagaaaaggcagagagtaCTGAAGTTGGCTCAAAGGCCATACAATGTGTTTACATACAAACCAGCCAAACCCATTTCTTTCATGCAAGTAAGCGTTAAGGAAGAGTGTGGTAATGTTTCTAGAACAGGtcacaacaaatattttaaaaatttacagaagaaactgtacacaaatgaaaaaataaattagacaatTTACAAGAAATGTCTTATAGGTTATAATAGGCTATAACTTagtttattatgaataaaatctGTAGTATATCCATCATACATTTTTACATTGCAGATGCAGTGTTAGAAGAATTCCAACATGACAAACCTTAGACTTGACAAGAAGAATGCAATAGAGAGAATAAGGCAACTTAAACTGAAATGGCTTGTATAAGTAAAATGAACACATACCAAGATCTATGTATGATTTGGTCAATAACTTGGAAGAATTAAGACAACTTCAGTTACAAAGTCAAAAGTTTCACTGTAGttcaaataaaaagtgaaagcacacaatgtattaaaaaaatgataaaactatcTTATCATGACTCACATCCTAATTCCAATAGTTACATTTGGAAAAGGAGACGAGGAAACTGATGTCAGGTCTATAAAGTTATCTTCTGTTTCTAAATGTTGTAAACTAAAAGGAGTACCTCAGAAAAAAGTGGCAAATTTCAAAATGGCTTAATATCTGCGACAACTACTGAC
Proteins encoded in this window:
- the FBLL1 gene encoding rRNA/tRNA 2'-O-methyltransferase fibrillarin-like protein 1, which codes for MKSAASSRGGGSGGRGGGGWGGGWGGGWGGGKGGGGGDGGGPGAKGFGTRARGSGGGRGRGRGGGGQRRGGAAKSKSRRRKGATAVCVEPHRHEGVFIYRGAEDALVTLNMVPGQSVYGERRVTVSEGGVKQEYRTWNPFRSKLAAAILGGVDQIHIKPKAKVLYLGAASGTTVSHVSDIVGPDGLVYAVEFSHRAGRDLVNVAKKRTNIIPVLEDARHPLKYRMLIGMVDVIFADVAQPDQSRIVALNAHTFLRNGGHFLISIKANCIDSTASAEAVFASEVKKLQQENLKPQEQLTLEPYERDHAVVVGVYRPLPKSGSK